CTCCCGCGCCTGCCCCCGGTGGCGATGTACCTTTGCCTGTCCTCTTCGGCGCATTTCCGGCAGCGCCTGTAGCCCTTGCCGTCGATTAAGGGCGCTTCTTCGTCGAAGCGGTGGCCCCTTGTGCATTCGCCTGCCGGAACCATGTGGTGAAGGTAACGGTGGGCCGTCGCCAGAACCAGGGCGAGATGGGTGGGGCTGGCGCAGAGCTTGTTGCGGCAGAGGTGGTGCAGGTTGAAACCATTCCCCGACAACCCGCCGCCCGCCAGCAGCCAGACCCAGTTGTAGACTGGCATGGTGAGGTGGGCGTCGCCTGCAAGCGCCACCAAGACGCCGTAACCGTCGTTGGCCACCCTGCCCTTCCACTGCCAGCACCTGGTGGGCATAGCAGGCATCATCGGGCCTGCCGTGTCCACAGATATGTCCAGTTGCCGCCGCGCGTCCGCCAGGACCAGATTGACGTCGGCTTCCGACATTCTTCCGGCCTTCAGGTCTTCGGCGTTCACCAGCCTTTTGCCGTCTGCCATGTTGCGTCATCCCGTTTCCATTTTTCGCGACTGCCTGGAAAAGAGGAAGGGCCAGACCTGCCGCCCGGCCCCTCCCGTGAAAGGAGACCGCCTGTCCGCGTTACCGGACAGGCTTAGGCCCGGAAGTTCGCATGGCCGCTTCCGGGCCGCGTGCCTGCCTGTTACCGCGCCTTCAGCGATTCGATGCGCCGTTTCAGGCCCTCCAGCCCGAGCCGCCTCAGCGCCCTCTCGACTTGCGGAACGGGGCAGTCGAAGTGGATTGCCAGCTCCGCCGGAGACCAGCCCTGTTTCTGCATGAGCCGTAGTTCGCCTTCGTCTATCCTGGCCTTGTCCTGTGTCGATATTGTCATGGTCGTCTCCCTGCCTTTCATCCGGCTTTAGGTGTCGTCGTTTATGGCGGCGCTTGCCTCGCCCTGCATGACCCCGAGGGCTATGTCCACGAGGACTTCCGTGGCCAATACCACCTCAACAACCACCCCGGCAATTATGCCTTGGGTAGCAGTCCCAGCGTCATCTACCGTATCGTCATCGGTCACATAACATTTGATTCCGATGTCCGCCTGCACCAGGTCGGCGGTGGCGAAGGGGAAGGTGCCGCCCTTGAACACTCTCACGGACTTGCCACCCTGGCTGTGACCCGTGAGGGTGTTATCGCACTCTTCATACGCGACTCCGAGTAGTACCTTACCGGACGCATTAGTGGCTGGCTCGGCGTACCCAGAGGCATTGGCAACCACCAATGCCGATTTGAAGATATGAACGTCATCCTCGACGAGGAATGACTGAAGCATGCCAGCGCCTTTTACGCTTCTGTTTTTATTTTCTGACAACATTGTCTTTTCTCCTATCCGATTTTCGTTTTCTGCGGGGATGGGGGCGGGCGTGCTCATACCCGTCCCCTCTCCCCTGAAGGAGATACCGCCCGGCCATGTCGAAAAACCGGGCGGGTGCCGCCGCCATGAGTCTAGCGGCGGCACGCCTCCTTTGATTCCTAGTCGGAGCAGTCCACCATCACAGCGCAACGGGGTTCGAGGAGCGCGGCGGCATATCTGCCGGCGACGCCGTAGAAGATGCGCCGGGACATGAAGTTCTCGTCGCTATCTGGCCTGTCCAGCGCCACCAGTTCCGGCTTCTTCCGCGTCTGAAAGAGCATCGGCTTTAGCTCGTTCTGGGTCGCCAGCAGGTAGAAGTCATGACCCGCGGTCGCGCCGCTGGTCAAGTAAGGGCTGACGATGATGTTCTTTATAAGCTCCGCCTCCGCCCGTTCGGTTCCGGCAACAGCAGGCAACAGGGCGTTGCGTATCGGCAGTTCCATCACCGCCGAGCACGCTATGGTGTCGGGCACGAGGTCAAGGTATTCCCCGCGGTCATCGCGGAAGTTTCGCATGCGCTCCACCGCCGCCGCTATCCCCGCCCGTATCTTGTCGCCGTCGGCGGCGTAGGCCCCGTCGATGATGTTGTCCAGGTTGCCGCTCTTGCCGAAGGCGCGGGTGTCGCTGAAGAAGTTGACGCCGTCGAAGGTCTTGGTGCCTGACCCGGCGTTGAGAAGCTGGTAAACCAGCTTGGCCGGGTGGTTGGCGCATCTCACCGCCAGTTGGCGAACGCGGGGCGCGATAAGCCCGTAACGGTCATCCTCGATGACGTTCCTGTCGACTTCGATGGTGCCTTCATAGTTTTTATTGGTTATCTCGTAACCCTTGGCGGACATGCCGGATATGACGCGGGTGTCCTTCCATTCGCTCATCGAGGGAACGGCCTCAAGCCAATTATAGCTCTCTTTTTCGCCGGTGCTGTCCACCAGCAGGCACAGCGCACGCCAGGCAGCCTTTTTGTCGGCCTCGGTGAACGCGCCTGTGAATATGGCGCGGAAGCTCGTGAGCAATCCGGCCGTGAAGTCGCTATTGACTAATGCCACTTTGTGTTTCTCCTTTTCTGTCTTTATTCTGCGGTGGCATCCGGCGGACTTCGGGAGGCTCGTCGCCCGTCTGCGTTATGCTGATTACACGTCCGTCCGGCAGTTGCACAAGCCGGAGGTGCGTTTCGGGCAACCCCCTCACGTACCCCTGAAAGGCGGGATTGTCTAGAATACCCGTCCGGTAAAGCGGTTTTTCGTCCATCGGATACCCTCCATTTCGGAACCTCGTCCATGCGCCGCGCCTATCGCCCCTCATCCGTCCGCCTTGTCGGCGGCGCGGCGTTTGAGTTCCAGGCCGGATGGCATTTCCGGGTTCCGTTTCGGCAGCTCTGCCTATCGCCGCCATCTTTATTATGCGCCTTCCCTTGAAGAGTGCCCCTTCCCTTCGGATGCCCTTTGATTTGGTTGAGCCTTCCTCAAGCTCTAAGCCCACATAACCATTGTACGGCATGGGACTCTTTTGCCGATGCTCCTTCGGATGCCGCCAATTTTTAGTCTGGCCTTTTTCAGGCTCTAGGGAAGCCACACATAAAGCATAACATGGTAGACCCAAGTGCCAATTTCCCTTCGGATTCCTGTGCTATCACCAACGCTCCAAATCAAAGGCGGACTAGAACCGGCTTGACGCCGCCGCCCACAGATGTATAATAAAATTATACATGTCAAGGTTCGAAGTGACGGGGGAAGAACTTAGGGTTAAGAGGGTGCTGGCACGGCTCACGCTGGCCGAGGTCGCGGAGATGGCGGGGATGTCGGCAAGCCGCCTGTGCAACTATGAGAACGGCGTCCATAAACCCAACGAAGAATCCCTGAAGAGGGTGGCGGACGCCATAGGCAGGCTTTCCAAGTTTGGTAGGACAATACATGACGGCGGGAACAGGCTGCTTTTGAAACCGAAGGGCAACACTGGCAGGGTGAAGGTCTACAGGATGCCGCCGCTTCTCCGGCAATGACCTCTAAAAGAAGGCGTGTGTTTGGCCATAGGTCATATGAGGGTAGTGCAAGAGGCATATATGTATATTATCTTTAGTAATCGAAGCTGGGTATCAATCCCGTATCATATGGAGTATCAATGACGGCCTCTTGGTCATTACTTCTCAAAGAAGGCGTCCCTCTTCCCATCGGTCATAAGTACATATTAACTCTAGTATTCGGCTACGGGTTGCGGCCTTGTTGCGTACCTTGTTGCGGGGAAAATCGCCGGGCTTTTCCGCCCTGAACTTCCAGGGATGGCGTGTCTCTTGGCATAGGTCATATGAGGGTAGTGCAAGAGGCATATATGTATATTATCTTTAGTAATCGAAGCTGGGTATCAACCCTGTATCAGGCCCTGTATCAATTGACATAATATCTATCCTCTCGGCTTTCGCCTTAAATCCGCGCTCGACTCCGAAAGAATGTCAAACGTGCCGCGCAGAAAAGATGGGCAGCGCATGGGCCGGAGGGGCATACCCCGCTGCAATCCTGGCCGAAGCCAGCCCGGCTACGGGGCGGAGCCGTTAACTTGCGAGTTAAGCGCCCGCAGGCATGCCGTTTTCTGGCGGCCAGGCCGCGCGGAAGGCGGGGAGGGCATGGGTAAGGCTATCCCACGCGCGCCGTACCGCGGATTGGGGTGCCCCGCGCCTCACGCGAGGTGTGTTATACTCCCGCGCCCAGGGCAAATAGGGCACTCATCCGGGTATGCCCCGCGCCTCCCGTGCCGCGTTTTCGGGCTTTCCCTATTTCGCCTGGGGATGTATAATCGGGAAACATGGAAAGCGAAAACCTGGTGTTGCCTGAGGCCGACTTCGTCGCGTTCCAGAGGCTCTGCCGTCGTGAGGGCTTCGGCCTGTGCTATTACGGTCCTGAGATTCCGCTTAAAGGCATCGGGGATTGCCGTCTCGGCGATGACGTGGTCGTGAAAGTCGAAAGGCGGCGGTTCTCGTCGGTGGGCATCCCGTACGAGGTGGCCGACTGGCAACGCAAGGAATGGCGGGACGCCTTGCCGCAACTCAAGGCCAAGTTCTTCGAGGAGGTGAGGCCTAAGATGACAGACACAGACAAGCCGCAAGGCGGAACGTCGAAAGAGGTAATAAGGCAGTTGGCTGACCAACTCAAAACCGTATTCATAGCTGCACTTTTGACCCTCTGGACGGCGACACTGACGGTAGGTTCAAACACGCCCGTTAATAGAGGTTCATGGTTGCTTTGGGCAATCGCCTCGCCATTCGCATTTCTCTGGTTGGTGCTGCAACGGGAGAAGATTCGCTGGCCCAAGCTCAAGTGGGTGTTCCCGTTTTTGGCGGTCGCCTTGCTGTGGGGCTTGTACTTCTTGGGTGGCGTGTCCTTTGACGCCGGGGTGTTCAAGGGCATAGCGGCCGTTCTATTTGGCTGGTCAATATTGGTGCTTTTGATTATGCTTGTAGTCATGACCTGGAATCCCAAACAGGAAAAGCTAAACAGGATTATCGGATGGATTGTCACACGGGGAGGTGCCGCTGCCTTTCCGTTAAGCCTTCTGGTGTTGATATCCGGCATCATCATGGGTTTTGCCAGATTGGAGAACGCCGGGATGAAGGGTTGGTGGATGACATCAATCCTGATTGTGGGCGTGATAATATTCATCGTAGTCGCAGTAGTCGCATTCACGCCGTTGCGTCGGGAAAAGGATAGTTGAGGCCCTATGCTGACAACTAAGAGCGGCGGCGTGCCTGCCTATACCTTCCGCCTGATTGTTCCGGCATGTGGGACGGCATGCTAATGGAACCGTCCACCGCGCCAGCGAAACAAGCCAGCCAGCGCTCGAAGAATTGCTCTTCGTTGCCCTGGTTGAATGGTACTGGTTGCCATGCTATCTGGCGTGCTGTACCCATGACCGACGTGAAAGCTCCTGCGGCTCCCTCGTTCGGGGGCATCGCAAACGGGTTTAGTATGCCCCGTTCGCCGTGAAACACCCCAACCATGAAGGCGAGTTCGTACCATCGGTAGATGCCCTCGTCATGGGCGTCGCAATACCACAGCGAATGAGCACGCCCCTCGTAATCGTAATGGTCGCGCGGCTTGCGTGCGGTTATGGCCGTATACGCGATTACGTCGAAAATGGGTGCATAATCATAAGCCTTAAGGCAATCGGCTGGTGCTGCCTGGACGGGGTCAACGATTAGAGCGCCGTCTCCGAGCTTCATATTCAAGCCCCGTGTTTCGGAGACTGTGGTCGCAGGTGCGGATTCAAGAACCCGTTGTTTGAGCGACTCTCGGATAACTCCGAATGACTGCTCGGCGGCATTGAAAAGCTCGCGCCTTGCCGCCTCCCGCGACTGCTGGGCAGACACCATCGCCTGGTGGGCGTTCTCTTTTTCGACAACGGCCTTGTTCACGGCCTGGAGCTTTCCCGCGCCCGGTAATGCAGGTTTACGGGTGGCCTGCAGGCGTATAAGGATGTTCGCAGGCGTGGGACGAGCCGCCTGTGCCTTGAAGAGGCACTCGTTCGCAAGGCTGGCAAACGAAGGCGGGACGCCGTTGATGACCGGAGGGGCTTGGTGAAGGTGCTGGTCGCGGAAATCGGGTCCTGGGAACGGGAGCCTGCCCTGTAGAAGCTCAAAGGCCATGACACCAAACGCATAGACGTCCGTTGCATGTGTCGCTCGCTCCCCGCGCCATTGCTCCGGTGCAGCATACGGCGGCGTCATCGAGAACTTGTGGGTATCGGGCGCGGTAGTCGCCTCGGCATATCGGGAAATACCGAAGTCTGTCAGGCACCAATGTCTGTTGTAGAAGAGGACGTTCTCCGGCTTGAGGTCGCGATGAACGACTCCGGCATTGAGCGAGGCAAGCCCCTGTGCCACGTCAGTCAACACGATTATTGTCTCGTCGAATCCGAGCTTTCCGCCTGACGTTTGGAGGTGCTGCCGGAGCGACTTCTCCGCGCGAGGCATCACGATTACGTAGTATTCCTTCCATTCCCCTGTGTCTAGGACGGGCATGATATTTGGCAAGCCCGATAGTTCCTCGAAAAGCAATTCTCGGCTGGCTCCTGGACTCTTCGGCACGAGTTTGATGACGGCGGGAGAGCCGTCGTCCGCCTTGGCCTCGTAGACCTTGCCGAAGCCACCGCTGGCTATCGGGTTACCAATCTGCCATGCCCTTTGGAGGTTAATTGTCTCCATATTCACGCCCTTCCGAACGCTGGTGGATAACAGATTGTATCACATAAGAAGTCTTTGGTCTAGGAATGGTGCCTCGTGCAAGGCACAAAAAGAGAGGCGGGCAGGCCTTCCGACCTCCCGCCTTTTTTCTTTTATGGGCCGCCTCTTTTCCTCTTTACTTCTCCGCCATCGGCCCGAACCTGTCGACTTCCCTTTGCATCTCGCCCATGTCCACGTGCCTGTATACGTCCCCCGTTATGCCGACGCTGGCGTGGCCGAGTATCCGCGAGATGACCTCCAGCTTGGCTCCGTTCCTCAACGCCGATGTGGCGAACAGGTGCCTTAGAGCATGAGGCGTGAACGGCACGATGCCCGCCCGGATGCAGGCCTTCTTCAGGTCCTTGTCCGCGTTGTGTATCCCCCAGTGCCCCAGCTTCCCCTCGCCCGGGAACAGGTAGGGCGACTCCGATGTGTAGTCCTCCATGTATCGCGTGAGGTAGGCGACGATAGGCTCCGACAGCGGGACCTTACGCACCTTGTTGCCCTTGCCCAGGACCTCCACCGTCCTCGCCTCCAGGTCTACCTTCCCTTTCTCGATGGTGACCGCCTCGGTGATGCGCAGCCCGGTCTCCATCAGCAGCACTATCAGCAGGCGCATCTTGGCGGCGTCCGCCTTGCGTGCCCACCTGACGGCCAGCACCCTCTCCACGTCGGCCAGCGGAGGAACGTACTTTTCCGTCTTGGCCACCTTGATGCCCTTGAGCTTTTCCGTGATGTCCTCCGGCCACAGGCCTTCCTCGTGCAGGAACTTGAAGAGGCTGACCACGGACTTCTGCATGTTCTTGACGGCGGACTGCGAGACGCCCTCGCCCAGCCTGCCTGCTAGGTATTCCTGGACGTCCAGCCTCGTCGGCCTGGGGTATGCCTCCAGGAACTTCCTGGCGTAATACATGTAGAAGTCGATTGTCCGTTTCGTCTTGCCCTCGACGGTCATCCGCGTAGCCCACTTCCCGATGTTCTCCAAAGGTTCCGTGTAATCGGCGGCCAGGCTCACGCCCTTGGCGGCCGCCAGTTGCTCTATAAGAGACACGACCAGCCTCCGGCTCTCGTCCGGAAGTTTCCTCAGCGTGTCTATCGCTTTTTCAGTGTCCATTCGCTTCCCCTCCATTGGTCATTATGGCGGCTTTGTTGGCTGATGTAAACCCTGCCTGCGCCCTTGCGGGAATCGAGCTTGAGCCGAGCCTCCGGGCCGGAGGTCGTTGGTTCAAATCCAACCCCCGCTACCAAAGAACTTAAGAAGCCTGCCTGAAACACGGCGGGCTTTCTTTTTGCCTGCCGACTCACCGCTATGCCCTCACCAGCCCTCGCTTATTCTATACAATAATAGCCCCGCCCGAACCGTCACTTACAGAAATCGGTTCTATAGGGAAGGCGTTTCCGGCATTTTTATTTATTTCCAGGGGTAAGCCATTCGCCTGCCAGAGTATATTGCCGCCGGCATCCAGCTTTTGCACGAAGATATCCATCATCTCTGCTTCCGGCGAGCCGCCTTAGATTTGCCCGCTGAAAATCTGCTGCCAAACAACGATAGCCCCTCCGGAACTATCGCTGATGATTTGCGGCGAATCCGGATAGGTATTTTCTGGGGTGGTATAGACAAGCACGCCGTCTCCCCATTCCAGTTCGCCTTCACTATTTATCTTCTGGGTAAAGATATGCCCGGTGGAGACGGCCTCGCCTGGCTTTGCCTCGGGCGGACGCTGTACTTCCTCCCAGACAACCATCGCACCGCCGGTGCCATCGTCGGTTACCTTGAGTCCGTACAACGAATCTACATGTTGCGGGCATCCGGTCAGCAGCAGTAAAGACGAAACAATAAGGACAATGAATGTCACTATGCCCAATATTCTCTTTTTACTCATGGTAGGTCACCTTATTCAATATTTTCGCTGGCGATTTTCTCCGTGATCATCGCAATAGTCCTGAGCCTCCCGTATATATCATCAAGCGGGGACGGCATATCCGGGTAGGTCTCGTCTTTGTCCGGGCTCAGGTAGCCGAAAGCCGTTACCTTCTTGTTTAGATTATCGCTATTAACGATAATAGTGAAACTCATATCGCTCGTTGTGAAGCTGCCATCTGGGCCGTTATCATTCGGTTTTCCCGGAAAACTATAGTATTCATCCAGCTTGCCCAGCCCGCTGTTCTCGAAGTAGGCCAAGAGGTTATTTACCTGTTCTACCGTAAAATTCCCTGTGCTCCAGGTCCGGGTAGCCGGGTGCTCCGGCGATGGAAACCGCAATCCTTTTTCCTCGATATAGAGAATGCTACCGTTGTCGTATATATAGAGTTCATAATTCTCTCCCCTCATGGTATAGAGGGACTGCTCGTAGATGACTGGATTGCCTTGAGGAATGTTTATGGTGACCGGATTCCCTTCAGGGTTGTCTCCGGTTGTGGAGTCATACAACAACCAGTCCCCGCCTCCGATAATTACGATTCCCAAGGCCAGCAGAATATAAAGGATTACCTTCCTGCTCATTTTAGTTCTCCTTTGAATGCTTAATCGCTGATGCCTCTGATATCCATGAAAACTGTGGATTCCATAGCTAGAAATACCCATTCGTTGCCGGTTTGCAGTTCGTATTTACCGCGTTCGTTATAAGGATATGACTTGCTGTAAGTGAAATTGACCCATTGACTGCGGTCGGTGCGGTTTTCCAGTGAAAGCGTCACCTGCGCCGGGGTATCCGATATTACTTTTACCGGCAAATTGAATCTCTCCACGATTATATCCTCGCTGCTCTTCACCGGTCCTCTCATATCCCGTGACGTGACAGTATTGAGTGCCTCGACGCCGGTTTTCGGCATAAGCTGTATCAGTTTATGAGGTGCGCCTTTCTCCCAGAAGATAATATTGGCTTCATATTTGGGCATAGGAACACCAGTTGCTTCGAGGTGAGGGATCGTAAGCTTGAGCATCTGGCCGTATTCCGTGGTCACGATTTCCTGGGTAAAATCTTCAGTCAGATGGCCCGGCATGCTATATACCTGGCGGTAAAGCTCCTCGTATGGCTCGCCGGAGATAGTTCCGACCGGAAGGTATACCTCAATATTTTCGAGATTTTCCTGGGAGTGAATAACGACCTGATAATAATAGCCGTAGTGGGGCATGGCGGTATAACCGCACCAGCCAGTCATTGCTATCAGAATAACGAGCGTTGCGATTGAACTGAATCTTTTGACACCCTTTCTGACCAACGGAGCGAGAGCGCCGATCAACAAAATGCCGAAGCCCCCGGCGATGAACGCGCCGATATAGGGTGTGGGATAAAGGAGATTGGGGCTGCTAAAACCATACCAGATTATCGATATGGCAAATGTATATCCGGCAAAAAGCAGGAAGCCGCAGAGAAGCCCCCAGCGCCATGATGAGAAATAGCCCAGGGCAAAGGCTAGGATAGGGAGAAGCACAAAAAAGAGGCTATGGATTCCCGCGGCTAAGAAAGCCAGTCCGAAGCCTACGATAAGAGCTATCAAGGGCAAAAATATTTTTTTCAAGTGTCCCCCTCAAAACCTCATTTTAAAATTGTTAATAACTCCTCAACAGTATAACGCAGAAAGCCTACTCAAGTTGTATTACAAATTCCCATGGACCCTACCGGTCACCTATCCGGTTAATACGGAAAGTAGTTTCGGGAGCATTCTGTGGTATGAGGTCCAGGTCCCAAATTCACGCGGGTCTTTTGTCCCAGTATAGCTGACGAGTAGCAGAGCCATTATACTGAGAGAAAATGGGTTTAAAATCCTTGAAATCGGCTTGGCTAAGATGTGTATATGCTTATTTACTTCCCCTTGCAGCATAAGTTTAATTAGTGTTTATTGGCAAATCCAGTGCCATTGCCCCACTGTCGGCAGTTTCCACATCAAATCCTGCTTCAACTCGGAACGTATCCTGCAGGACACATCTGACGGCCTCAGTATCGTCCACTATCAGCATTCTTTGACATTTACAGGATAACTTAACGGGCCATATCGTTTATGTAGTTCCGCTGCTTTCTCTATCTCTGTCATTTTGTCACCTCTTTCTATATGGGAGTATATTTTGGACTGATTCCGATTCACTAAAACTAGTTCTTACGCTTGACTATATAATCCGCAATGTCTGTGAGTGCCTGGCAACTTACACTGTTTGGTAATAGACCAAGATTCCGGCACGCTTTGGTACAATAACTCGCAGCAATGTCGTAACATTCTTGAATAATCGGGGAAACGCGGATTGACTCCAAAACTCGCTCCTTCGTTTCCAGATCACCTCGGTTCTCAAAATACTTCTGTATCAGACTATCTTCAGGGTGATATTCAAGAATAAGTATTACCGGTAGGGTAAGAGTCCCCTGTGCCAAGTCTGAGCCTACCGGTTTGCCCAGTTTATCTTCAGTACTAAGAAAATCCAGGAGGTCGTCCACAATTTGGAAAGCCATACCCAGGTTATAGCCATACTCTCTCAGAATTTTAATCGACTGTTCTGGAGCTTGGCTCAAGATAGCCCCAGACTCTGTCGCAAGAACGAATAGAGAGGCGGTTTTTTTACAAATCCTGTCCAAATACTGCTCACGAGTTTGGTTTAGATTGAAGGTGTCAAAAGCCTGATTCATCTCGCCGATAGACATCATCCCCAGTGTTTGAGAAAAGAGCTTTACCACGCGTAGATTCCCAGTACTTGCACAAAGCTCTCCTGCCTTAGCGAACAGATAATCTCCGAAGATAATCGCCTTGTTTTCTCCCCAGATATCATTTACAGTTGGGCGGCCGTGACGGACTGCCGATTTGTCGATGACATCATCATGAACCAGAGTCGCAGTATGCAGTAGCTCAACCGATGTTGCCATCGGTACTAAATAACGGAGGTCATTGCTATAAAATTTCCCTGATAATAAGGTGAGGATGGGGCGAATTCGTTTTCCACCAATCCCTAGAGAATAGCCTAACAATTCTGATAGATGGCTGTCTTGAACCTCCCCGACCGATTTCAGGCTATCCTCTACTTTAGATAAGTCACTATTAATCGAGTCTATTACCTTGCTAAGCGATAGCACCTTGACCTCCTTGGTTTATTACTCATTTGAATTGTGATATTACTCCTCATCCGCAAGCGCCAGGAGAGCCCGGGTAATCTCCGAGGTGGCTTCTTCCCGCCCACTCTCGCTAACCAAAAAAGGCTCACCGATTTTAATGGTGATCCGGTGCCATAGCCTGGGCAGCGGGAACCTGTTGTTCGGTAGAACCTTATCCGTTCCCTCAATCCAGATCGGTAAAACTCTGGCACCGGTATTTATCGCCAGCCAGGCGGCTCCGTGCTTCAGATTACCTATCTCCCTGCCGCCGGCACTTTTTAACCTACCCTTTTGTACGGTTTTAAATGTCCTGCCGCCTTCAGGGAAAATAAGAACCCTGCCGCCATCTTCCAGAATGCTCTTGAGTGCTGAAATGGAGCTGATTCTATCCTGCGGTCTCCCGTTCCTGTCAACAGGGACATTGATTCC
The genomic region above belongs to Dehalococcoidales bacterium and contains:
- a CDS encoding Mu-like prophage major head subunit gpT family protein, translating into MLTSFRAIFTGAFTEADKKAAWRALCLLVDSTGEKESYNWLEAVPSMSEWKDTRVISGMSAKGYEITNKNYEGTIEVDRNVIEDDRYGLIAPRVRQLAVRCANHPAKLVYQLLNAGSGTKTFDGVNFFSDTRAFGKSGNLDNIIDGAYAADGDKIRAGIAAAVERMRNFRDDRGEYLDLVPDTIACSAVMELPIRNALLPAVAGTERAEAELIKNIIVSPYLTSGATAGHDFYLLATQNELKPMLFQTRKKPELVALDRPDSDENFMSRRIFYGVAGRYAAALLEPRCAVMVDCSD
- a CDS encoding helix-turn-helix transcriptional regulator, with the translated sequence MSRFEVTGEELRVKRVLARLTLAEVAEMAGMSASRLCNYENGVHKPNEESLKRVADAIGRLSKFGRTIHDGGNRLLLKPKGNTGRVKVYRMPPLLRQ
- a CDS encoding serine/threonine-protein kinase translates to METINLQRAWQIGNPIASGGFGKVYEAKADDGSPAVIKLVPKSPGASRELLFEELSGLPNIMPVLDTGEWKEYYVIVMPRAEKSLRQHLQTSGGKLGFDETIIVLTDVAQGLASLNAGVVHRDLKPENVLFYNRHWCLTDFGISRYAEATTAPDTHKFSMTPPYAAPEQWRGERATHATDVYAFGVMAFELLQGRLPFPGPDFRDQHLHQAPPVINGVPPSFASLANECLFKAQAARPTPANILIRLQATRKPALPGAGKLQAVNKAVVEKENAHQAMVSAQQSREAARRELFNAAEQSFGVIRESLKQRVLESAPATTVSETRGLNMKLGDGALIVDPVQAAPADCLKAYDYAPIFDVIAYTAITARKPRDHYDYEGRAHSLWYCDAHDEGIYRWYELAFMVGVFHGERGILNPFAMPPNEGAAGAFTSVMGTARQIAWQPVPFNQGNEEQFFERWLACFAGAVDGSISMPSHMPEQSGGRYRQARRRS
- a CDS encoding tyrosine-type recombinase/integrase; this encodes MDTEKAIDTLRKLPDESRRLVVSLIEQLAAAKGVSLAADYTEPLENIGKWATRMTVEGKTKRTIDFYMYYARKFLEAYPRPTRLDVQEYLAGRLGEGVSQSAVKNMQKSVVSLFKFLHEEGLWPEDITEKLKGIKVAKTEKYVPPLADVERVLAVRWARKADAAKMRLLIVLLMETGLRITEAVTIEKGKVDLEARTVEVLGKGNKVRKVPLSEPIVAYLTRYMEDYTSESPYLFPGEGKLGHWGIHNADKDLKKACIRAGIVPFTPHALRHLFATSALRNGAKLEVISRILGHASVGITGDVYRHVDMGEMQREVDRFGPMAEK
- a CDS encoding polyprenyl synthetase family protein; translation: MLSLSKVIDSINSDLSKVEDSLKSVGEVQDSHLSELLGYSLGIGGKRIRPILTLLSGKFYSNDLRYLVPMATSVELLHTATLVHDDVIDKSAVRHGRPTVNDIWGENKAIIFGDYLFAKAGELCASTGNLRVVKLFSQTLGMMSIGEMNQAFDTFNLNQTREQYLDRICKKTASLFVLATESGAILSQAPEQSIKILREYGYNLGMAFQIVDDLLDFLSTEDKLGKPVGSDLAQGTLTLPVILILEYHPEDSLIQKYFENRGDLETKERVLESIRVSPIIQECYDIAASYCTKACRNLGLLPNSVSCQALTDIADYIVKRKN